GCCACGGTCCCATTTTTCGTAGTAATCCAGAAATGCCCCAAGTTTTTGTATTGGCTCTTCGGTTCCCCGAATTACAGTTTTCATCGAACCCAGAATAACATCTAACAGCAATTCACGCGCCTCGCGGAACTGATAACGCTCGTATAACGTGCGCACGTGCTCCCACTCGCGCAGGGCAAACTCCTGATAGGGGTTGGATAGCTCACCGATCTTACAACTGAACCCGTAAGGGCGCCGATTACTCGGGTCGTAATCTTCAAAATCCACATAGGAAATGCGTGCTCCGGCGTACGCCGCGTACATATACGCACCGGTAACCATGCTCTTTTTCCCGCCGGTTACGTCAATAACCACGTCCTTTTCATCGTGGAGGACCTCCACCAGTGTTTTAAAGACTGCAGCCGGTTTGTCTTGGGCAGGGTAACCCACTTTACCCGATTCCTGTTCTCCGAGGAAAAGTGGTTCCTTCTGAATCAGCCCTTTGTTCTTCAAGTGCCTGACCGCTTTGACTATGTGTGTAGCAAAAATATACCATTCTTCACCCTCATAGCCTTCTTCATTCAATACCAGGACAATCTTTTGGGGCTTGTACACGCATACCGATTGCAACAACGGTTCTAGAGAGAAACCGACCAAGAGCACCAGTGTTTCGCAAGGGTTAGCCGTAACGCGTCCGTATTCCAGTTCAGCTTCCAGCAGGCTTCTATTGCCCAGTCTCCTTTGCCTACAGCAAATGTAGGACACCAAACGGGAATCGAGATCGGAGTTATGAGACCAATATTCTTTAGTTACGCGTTTGAGGTCTTCCTCGTTAAAATCCAACTAAGGCACCTCCCCTCATATTGTTTAGGCTGGTTACATGGAAACGCGCTTGCCTCACGGCAGGTTGTAAACTCTCCATATATTTTCGATCTGTTGCTTTATTCCAGAACGATCCTTACTTTCTGTGGATCCTTGCCCCGCGTGA
Above is a window of Bacillota bacterium DNA encoding:
- a CDS encoding CRISPR-associated protein; the encoded protein is MDFNEEDLKRVTKEYWSHNSDLDSRLVSYICCRQRRLGNRSLLEAELEYGRVTANPCETLVLLVGFSLEPLLQSVCVYKPQKIVLVLNEEGYEGEEWYIFATHIVKAVRHLKNKGLIQKEPLFLGEQESGKVGYPAQDKPAAVFKTLVEVLHDEKDVVIDVTGGKKSMVTGAYMYAAYAGARISYVDFEDYDPSNRRPYGFSCKIGELSNPYQEFALREWEHVRTLYERYQFREARELLLDVILGSMKTVIRGTEEPIQKLGAFLDYYEKWDRGDFRGAKQAAQALGAFEQPSAVVELGDQWYEISGSAYANIPGRFYGNHNMLQVYVYDELKRIRRLIEYNQDYRSTFLRAGGVNEIIMLARVVQLVTDPTERNLLLDALDKNTPNAWNVFEALSDPNKTQIGIGYKKDITFEGFRKKTDPEIIMPRPSPMTAWWQKTNMFSANDGWKRFLDIRNELAHKYFSVPQEWAEEALKFVEANFEDFVGQPVDKLPWRATALSWFELCELCGMSRFLPPNFRKEVHP